CTTCCCACTCTTTTGCAGCTCTCATGGAAGGAATTGCTCTTTGCTTGTCCTTGCAGGACAGGATTGTGAAGCAGTGGCTGTTTCATAGAGCCCAGGTGATTGCTCTGGTACTGGAAGCCCTTCAGGCTGCCTCCCAAGGCCAAATGCAAGTCCTATGATCAATCCAAACACAAGCAAATGAACTCTCCTGAGGTGCTCTCTGCAGACACCTCTTTGTCACCTTGACAATTTGCTGTCAGGGAGCCTGCCAGCTCACTTGGGCTCAGACTGGCTGAGCAGTCAGTTTGGCCCAGTCTGCAACATAGTGGTGGGTCTCAGAGGGTTGACATTTCCAGAGAAATATAATATGTATATGTTATGCTCACACATATCTTCTTGTTGTCTTTGTCCTTCCCTTTGGCATGCCGGTGGTGGTCCATCCCAGCCTTTTGGGCATTCCTCTGGTTCGTTGGCTTCTGCTTTCTGACCAACCAGTGGCAAGCTTCGAAACCAGAGGACAACCCACTGAATGAGGGAGGGGATGCAGCCCGAGCAGCCATCACGTTCTCGTTCTTCTCCATCTTTACCTGGGTGAGTACAGTAGCCATGATGTTGGATTAAATGTCCTCTGTGCTGTATCATCTTGTGGGGAATGAAAGGAGACTGAGTAAGAGTGGGGCCCCTGGGATCGCAGTTCACATGGCTTCTGAGAAGGAAAGCAAGAGAGGAGGTGGTCAGGAAGTAAACTTGGGAAACAGGGACTCAAAAACTTACGTGGAAGAAGGTTTTAGAGCACTAATAAACATAATGGTTAAGAGAATCCCATATCCCAGTAAGAAGTGTTCTCAACAGACCTTTAATATGACCTTGGACAAGCCAGCTCCCCAGCCATCATTGTCATAGAATCATACAATaacttgggttggaagggacttttaaaggccatctagtccaacccccctgcaaAGAGCAGGGAGAGGTTAAACTAGATCAGGTGGCTCAGAGACCAGTTCAATCTGACATTGAATGTTtgctgggatggggcatccaccacctctctggagAACCTGTTACTGTTTTATCTGTGAGTCAGAGGACTTCTACAGCATTTTCACCTTACAGACACTAAACAGAGAAGGGAGCTGCAGGCCAGGGGTTGCACCCATCTCCCTCCCACCTTTGCCCCCATCATACAAGAGGTCATCATTGTTCTTCTGGATTCTGCACCCACCAGTGGAGTGCTATCTCACAGGGTCGCCTTTTTGGAAGGTTATAGTGCTCTCTTAAGGCTGCCCTTTCCCCAGCAGTTCTTTACTGCTAGTTTCCTGGAAAAACTGTTGGGTGAAATATAAATATCTCTGATGACTTCTTCCTGCCTCTGAGAGAACCAAGCAcgagtgatttttttctgaagtgacAGGATAGTGCCAAGCAGGAAAGCATTTTAACCTTGTCTCCATGCATAAGCCCTTGTGGCTTTATCTTCTGCTCTTCCTACAGGCCCTGATGTTGGGCAAGGACCAGATAGGAAAGGTGCCGTAAGACCACGGAGCTGTCAAAGAGGAAGAGGGGCTGCAAAGGGTTGTGCTATCACCACCCTTGGCGCGGTGACACTGGGCAGGATTGAGGGACAGCAGTGTGTGTTCCCTTTATGAGCTGTGTCCTGCACTTGAGTGCTGCCAAAAGCCCCTTGCAAGCTCCATCAGAAAGTGAGATAAGGAGCAGGGTTTTTGCAAGGGATCCCTCAGGACACTTTTGGAGGTGCCATCACCTGCAATGATCTTCTCTCATGCACAGTCTTGCAAGTGGCCAAAAAGGCATCCTCTTCCCCTGgttccttggggtttttttgggggtttttttttcagtcaaacACTCTGATTTGCTCTACATTACTGATTCTCCTTCCCACAaccctctctctcctcacagggCTTCCTCGCATTTCTGGCTTTCCGGAGACTCAGAGACATTAATTTTCAGGAGGAATACAATACCCTGTTCCCTAACTCCCCATCCTTGCTGCCTTAGTGCCCCTTGCTGATGGGAGAATTTGGGGGAAGGGGTGGAGGGATGCAGCTGGAGGAGGTCACTGAGCAGAGCTGGTTCCAATGCCCTGACTATGTGTGTGTGGTCACTGCAGGGCATGGGATGGGAAGACATGGCCATTGAATTGGAGTGGGGTTGTCCATTGAATGGGGCATCTCCCTCTGGAGAGTTGGAACTGGcaatttcttctcctcttctgctCCCTTCTCTCCCTCACCCGTACCCTAACTAATGCTATGTAACACCACTGTGCCTTTTTTTGATGACTGCTCAGACCTAATACTTCAGACAGGAGATGCCTTCTGCCCCCACTATTTTATCTCTTCCATTTCTTCCCAGACCTCATTCCCCAAAAACCTCTCCCCCATCACTTGCTAGACTGTTCACCTCTctcagggatgctctgggacAATGAGCCATGCCTGCTGAACCCTGTGCCCAGGCTCCCGCAGTCCACCAAAAGGTGTCTGAGGCAGGACACAGCAGTTTGCTTGTTAACTGTCCCCTGGTCTGGGAAGAAGCTGCCttgcttcctgcagctccttcccaaggTCTGTGCTACACCTTGCACATGTTGACTGGTGAAGGTGTTTCAGGGGTTGACCTCTACCTCAGTACTTGGTGTCAAATCCTGCTCTCCTTACTGGCCTTTACAAGTCGAATGGCCTCGTACACGCAGCCCAGCAGCTGAGCCCTCTGGTGTTGCCAAGGCAGATTGCGTTCCCACAGCCAGGAGGGGCTGACTGGGATAACCAGTGCCAACTGAGCCTCTGCCACCCACAAGATGTTGGTGAAACCCCACTGGCAGACAGGAAGTGCCCTGAACATCCCAGAGAAAGCAGGGAGCCTTGGCAGGCTGCACACAGCCAGGTGGTTTCGCAGCCACCCCTGCCCAGTCCTCCTCTTTCCTTGTGGGCTCGTGCTTTCTGTGGGAGAGTGTGGACTTCCATGCTCATGGGGTGTTTCACCGGCGATCTGCCAGGTGGGCCTTGCACACTAATCCATAACCACTACTAACCCcacttttgtttgtttctctttttcgGTACgttcctcctctttttcctcttctctctctgcttcCCATCTCttccctccacctcctcccttAAAGGTGGGCCAGGCATTCCTGGCGTATCAGCGTTTCCAGCTGGGTGCCGATTCGGCCCTCTTCTCCCAGGACTACATGGACCCAAGCCAGGACTCCGGCATGCCTTATGCTCCCTACACGAACGAGGAGGATGCTACAGATGCGGTGGGGACGTACCAGCAGCCCCCTCCAGCAGATGCTTTCGACACCGAGACACAGGGGTACCAAACGCAGAACTACTGAGCCACCGAtgcccctttcccttcccctttcccttctgcCCCCGTTCCCACTGCCGGCAGAAAGCCGAGGCACAAACAAGACACGTGCATAGTGGTACAAGAGGTGGCTCTCAGCTATGCTCCAGCCTTCTGGGTcatctgtttttatttattgtttttaaaaaaggcaaaaaaaaaaaaaaggaaaaaaggtttcCCCATCACCtattccttctcctctcccaccaAGCTACCTGCCAGAaccaaatttttccaaaatcTGCATTTTGACAGGAAGgtccctcctttcctcctcttcctctgcatTGTTACAGAGGGCAGAGTCTGTCTTGTGGATAGGAGAGGAGCTATGgcactggcagggcaggggaaagGGTGTTGTAGGCAGAACAGAAGAAATGAGAGGGACCGGAGATCTTTCTAGAAGAGATGATATTGCTCAAGGCTGGAGTAGATGTGGGAGCATCCAAATTGGTTTGGAGCACCTGGTGGCTCAGGGAGGAGAATGATGTTGGAGTCAGCATTCGAGAGTGTGAGGAGGGGCTTGGAGGACAGAAGCATCCTCCATGTAAAGACAAGGTGGCTTTTCCCTGCCACATGCTAGTGAGGGAGGGGTGCTTTATTTTTAGAGGGTTTGGGAGAAGTGGTATTGAAGAGGAGGGgagaacaagaagaaaacatgggaaggaaaaaaggaagatttgcAGGTACAATCAGAAATCACAGGTACGTCTGTAGGTTACAGCAAGAgactgagcagagcagaggggtggTGCCCTGAAATTCAGTCCTTCCTCAGCCCCCTTGGATTGAGGTGAACGGTGATTCCCCTCGCTTGTATGTCCTGCTAGTCATTGCTCTTCCTAGACCAGTGTTTGATGAGGCAGGAGGGGAGCCATGCCCAGTCTCTGGGCCCAGATACAGTGCCTGTAGGAGGAAGGATGGAGGAGGTGGGCTTCTAGAGAGCCCTGAGAGCCTTCAACCCCAGCTGGGCTGGTTCgagggggagaggggagctTCGTCGTTTCacccagagcaggaggagaagaaagacaGTTTTGCTCCTCAGATCCTGCTGAACCTTCCTTTGTTCCTCTGTTTCTTTACAATAGTGCAAAGCCTCTTGCTGACACCATCTTTGTAGCACACAGGAATGGAGCAGGACCCCACTTAGGAAGAAATACTGCTGCTGGGATAGCCAGCATGTTTCTGGCTCTCACACAGGGGTGCAGCCAAGCAGGAGGGGTCCTGCCCCGTACAGCTGTGCTTTGCCTCCCACTCAGATAGGGAAAAGGTCTTGGTGTGCAGAGAATTGGTTGGGGCTGTACTGAGTTGTCTGAAAACTGGTCTTTCTGTACTTGCCATAGGCCATACCTTAGTGCTCTTCTGCAGCATCTCAGATCCTGAGACTTTAAAGCCTCGCCTAGGTGGCAGCAGTGACTGTTAGATAGAGCTCTTATGGGTATCATTCCACACTCCTCATAATTTTGCTCCAAGTAAAGACAGAACTGTGGAAGCCCACTCTTTGTTCCAAGTTAGAAGTTAGGTCTGTGCATGAAGACagattcccagattttccctaAATGGAAATAATTCAGCAATAGCCACCTAGACAATTCTCCTGGGCACAAACATCTCTCAGATCACAAGAAGCAGGTTTACCTTGCAGAAGTGAGGAGCTCCTTCCCCCAGGCAGCCCCCCTGCTTGATGCAACACTGGTCCCAGTAGCAAAGATCAGGAGCAGATCCAAAATGTGTCAGTGCCCACACTGCACATCCAGCCTATTACTCATAGTCCCATTAGGAGTGGGGAGAATAGGATGCAGGTCTGGCCTGTGGTTGTGTGAACATCTCATCTGGAGGACACTAAGGTTACCagtccttccctcctcccagtgccccaCAAAGATAAGGAAGGGGTAGAAACTGTAGCTCAGCAGGGGGAAGTGGAGCAGTGTTCTCCACTGTATATACAGGCACCGTTTCTCCCTGTTCCTACCAGCACAACTTGGGCTGCTGGTGGCTGTCCCCATGGCTTGTCCTCCCCAGGCTTGCCTTGCCTTACTGGTGGTTACCCACTGGTGAGGACAGGAGCGGGGGATCAGGCAGCCCTAAGGACACAGCAGGAATGACTGGGCACAGGCACACATCCCTTGCTCTGTGCCTATGAGTGAATGCAATACTGTAAATAAAAGGGGTGCTTTTTGGATGGAAGCCCCTTGAGCTTCATTTTCTGTAGGTTCAGCCTAATATTTAGGCTTGGGACGGGTTTACTTTATTGAGAGAGGTTTGTTGTGAGTGGGTGTGGGGGGAGCACCCTCCTGTCTGTCTCCCACCAGGGGAGAAGAATGACTGAATGATgaggtggaggaggagagaAGTTAGTTGTACTCACCTAGATTCGTCTGTGTCATCCTTCATGCTTTCCTTTGGGGTGTGGGGAGGGAACCGAGAGGAGGTGGAGGCTGTAAGTAACTATCCCTCAGCACAAAAATATGTTGTACCTTTTGGGAGGTGCCTCCTCTGTGAGTGACTAGGCACATAAGGAGAGGTACAGGCAGTGTGGGGGGGAATCTACCTGGGGCTCTGTTATCGGGTGTGGTGCAGGAGCATCTTGCATGCCCCTTCTCCCATCAGAGTTACGTAGATGGCTAAACACCATTTGGGGCTGACTAATGAGCAAGCTTTTCTTTATCTTCTTGGGCTTGCTTCCCTCGTGTAACCAGCTGATGGGCTCAGGTGGGCTTGAGACAGGAATGAGCCTCCCCCTCACAACCAGCACTTCAGTGGGACATGAGCCAAGTGACTTCATCTTGGGTTACGTCCCATCTCTCTGTTGTTCTCCTTGCTTTGTGTCATAAGAAAAGCATTGATGTGACACTACAACAGAAGATACTCGGACAACTTCTTGCTTTTGCTCATGGGAGAAGACATACTCTCCTTGGGTTCATGTGCTTTCAGCCTTTGCAGTAGAGGGTTGGTGGTGACAGACCTTGGAGTGGGACTATGCTTGTTTGCATGTAGCCCTTTAAAATGCAGAATGCAATTTCCAGTGGTATTTGGCTAGTTCTGTAGCTGATGAGACATACAGACCTACCTAAAGGGCTGGTTATCCTATCTTAGATGCTTCTGATAAGGTGCTGCCTATTTCTGGTGATCAGAGACGAGACCTGAGCAGCTGACTGGAACATGTCCCTTTTACATTCTAAGTGTGGGTGAGATCAGCCCTGCTCTAGAGATTAGGAGATCAGAGGGAAGGCTGTATAAGCAAAATGATAAGGCAGCTTTCTTCCCCCTCTGCCATTTGTTCTGATTACAGGGGATTACACATCCCCTGTTGGGAGCAATGGCCCCTTGATATCTTCTTATTTTATGAAGCCCCCAAGTAAGGGACTGTTTTGTTGAAGCAGAGGCTGTGAAGGGCAAAGAGATGATGAAATGTTGCCCCAGTTCTGTCTGTGGATTCAGCCTCCTGatgtgtccccatccctggatcaCCTATATCCCCACCACCCTGTTCATCACCTCATCACACGCCCTTCCTCTCTGCATTATTCCTGGCAGTTTCCCCAGGGGAGGAGGTATCTTTGTCCCTGTACCCTTGCAAGCACTTGGGAGGAcccaggaaggcagcagtgcagggtgATTCCCACAGGAGTCTCAGCTCCCATCCCCAGAGCAGGTACAAGGTAAGGAACCCAGTGAGGCCACCCTCATGCAGCAAGTTCAAACCATCCCTCCAGACAactccctgctgcctgtgtggCATTTGTAACACCacctgggctgccctgcccCTTCCCCTGCCATGTTACTGCCTGTGTAtagtatatatattatatatatatatttaaaaagatgTATAATATAAAGCTATACATATATACGTATATACGATGACTCACGGATGGCCTGCCGCATACAGGATCCTCTGAGTGGTCTTGTCTAAGCCCGAGTGTCCCTtcattcctcctccccctcccctgctcccgTCCGTTCCGAAATTCAACTAAGCAAACCCCGCCACCTCGGCACCTGTGTTTACAATGTCCTATATATTTGTGGTTAACAAAGTGAAGGTGGTAACTACTGGTGTCTCAATAAAGTTATGACGTTCAAAATAACCATactatatggaaaaaaaaattgtctggaTTTTCTTCTTTGGGGAGGGATGGCTTTTTTAGCTTGGTTTGCTACAAGAGCATTGGCTCCTGTGCTTCTGCATGGCCAAGCTGGCAAGTTTAATGACAATCAATGGCTCGGATGGAGGAAAGAAACCTAAAGAACTGCCCTTATTGAGATGTTTTGATGGAAGCTAATGGTTACATGTTTTACTTGGCCTAAGTTTAAAATCAGACACACCATCAAGTGTCTCTCACCTAATTAGTAGGAAAACTTGAGGAACCTGACACGCAATGTTAGAAGTGGACTGTCACTGTGAAAAGGATGTGGCAATAGGAGGTGTGGATGGGGGACTTGCAGGAATATAGGATACAAATCCATCTGGAAATAAACACCTGTATTTCCACACCCAGGGAAGCAGAAGTGTTTAGTCTTTTGATGTGTCTTTATTCATCTATGTGTGACCATTGCTCGAGTGTCTGGTGTACTGCAGGTTTTCAAAACATAATCAAATCCTGGGAAATGAGCTCTCAGGGCCATTGCCCACAGTGGGTGTCAGTGATTGGTAGCCCACCACTAAAAAGGATCTTGTTTCAACAGACTttgcaataaaaattaaattcaaaatcCCATCCTATGGTGATGCTTAGCTAAAGCTTTCCTCTCATCCCCCTTTAATGAGTCTGTCACCCAAGTACCTGAGTATCACATTTCCCATCCTTTGTGGGGTTTGAGGACAGTAAGCAGAGGCACATGACAGTGAACAGGCTCTAGCCAGTCCTTCAGACTGTCTCTCCTCTTGAGGCCACTACTGAGCACACAGTGCAGCTGCACATCAGATTATATGCAAAAGTGTTGGTGGACTAACCCATCTGTTTCATGATTAATCTTTGTTTGGACAAAGACCCTTCCTACAGTCACAGCTTTTGGGGTGGATGTTTTGTGGAGATACCAAGCCCACAGAAAGGCAAATATCTGTGTTGGCAACAGGTGGTGTTGAGAACTGGTGAGACAAGATGTTGccaaaagcaagcaaacaagcaTTTCAGATGAGTAGGACTCCAACATTACTagtttgtttgtgttttctaaTAGTTTGAAATCTCTTTAGTTTTGCTCTCTGCTATTTCACATGCTTATGAGTCATGTTTTGAAGCTTCTCCCTGCAGCCATGACATCTAGAAACAATTCTGTTAtaaagttgtttgttttttttttttagagtacACATCATCCCTGGACTCAAGGAGATTAAACTTTGTTTAGTGTATCAAGGAGATCAATAAAATTATATGAAACAACCCATTTCCCTCCCTCATAAATCCATCTGGCCTAAAACTGTATAAACTCTGTTTTGCAGAGGTATTTGAC
This portion of the Anomalospiza imberbis isolate Cuckoo-Finch-1a 21T00152 chromosome 5, ASM3175350v1, whole genome shotgun sequence genome encodes:
- the SYNGR1 gene encoding synaptogyrin-1 isoform X2; amino-acid sequence: MDGGAFGAGKAGGAFDPQAFIRQPQTILRFVSWVFSIVVFGSIVNEGYVNRMDEVEEHCIFNRNHNACNYGITVGVLAFLSCLLYLALDAYFPQISSVKDRKKAVLSDIGVSAFWAFLWFVGFCFLTNQWQASKPEDNPLNEGGDAARAAITFSFFSIFTWVGQAFLAYQRFQLGADSALFSQDYMDPSQDSGMPYAPYTNEEDATDAVGTYQQPPPADAFDTETQGYQTQNY